One window of Streptomyces sp. FIT100 genomic DNA carries:
- a CDS encoding SpoIIE family protein phosphatase has protein sequence MSTFGEAPHDPFAAERAAAAVLDDRGRIVGWSRRAEALLGHRPDEVLGTPAAGLLAGPLERDAVAHALAVCARAGGWFGNLTARHRDGHRVDLGCRARPLVRGAARREWFLVAAPADEIAQWETDRSLLDGLFRRSPVGLSVFAPDLTILRVNRAIARFSQIPAEEHRGLRIGDFVVSKDADAADQQLREVLESGRSSTLAEQPCGLRRDPAHELVVSVSSFRIQDAAGRVLGVAQTTEDVTDRYRARRRLALLNEASTRIGTTLDVSTTARELSEVAVPGLADAVSVDLLEPVARGEEPTRETLGIVRRAAVLSTVPDTLELMYPVGLTIEVPPESLHARCLAERRPVLDVRKDGLSGWLARDPERAERIFALGVPSLMVVPLIARGLVLGLLSLYRWRRREPFEEDDLTLAEEFASRAAICIDNARRYTQQQEAALTLQHSLLPREMPRHPAVEVAHRYLPADVTTGVGGDWFDVIPLSGLRVALVVGDVVGHGIHAAATMGRLRTAVHTLANLDLTPDEVLSHLDDLVDRLTAEQEPAGGDHAQVTGATCLYAVYDPVSQHCALARAGHPPPAVVSPDGQVQLLDVPPGPPLGLGGLPFEAAETKLAEGSLLALYTDGLLQAGYEDVDESLAHLCQALTGPARSAEETCAAVEGALLHGRPADDVALLVARTRVLAADKVAAWELPADATAAGRARALTAAQLARWGLEEIAFTTELVVSELVTNAYRYGGGPIALRLIRDSHLICEVSDSGSTAPHLRRALTTDEGGRGLFLVAQLTERWGTRYTRGGKTIWTEQALSPTPPGP, from the coding sequence GTGAGTACGTTCGGTGAGGCCCCGCACGACCCGTTCGCGGCGGAGCGGGCGGCCGCGGCGGTGCTGGACGACCGCGGGCGGATCGTCGGCTGGAGTCGGCGGGCCGAGGCGCTGCTCGGCCACCGGCCGGACGAGGTGCTCGGCACCCCCGCCGCCGGGCTGCTGGCCGGCCCTCTCGAACGGGACGCCGTCGCACATGCGCTGGCGGTCTGCGCACGCGCCGGCGGCTGGTTCGGGAACCTGACCGCGCGCCACCGCGACGGGCACCGGGTCGACCTGGGGTGCCGGGCGCGGCCCCTGGTGCGCGGCGCGGCACGGCGCGAGTGGTTTCTCGTCGCCGCGCCCGCCGACGAGATCGCCCAGTGGGAGACGGACCGCTCGCTCCTGGACGGGCTGTTCCGGCGCTCCCCGGTCGGGCTTTCCGTCTTCGCGCCCGACCTGACGATCCTGCGCGTGAACCGGGCGATAGCCCGGTTCAGCCAGATCCCCGCCGAGGAGCACCGCGGGCTGCGCATCGGGGACTTCGTCGTGAGCAAGGACGCCGACGCGGCGGACCAGCAGCTGCGGGAGGTGCTGGAGTCGGGCCGCTCCTCGACCCTCGCCGAGCAGCCCTGCGGTCTGCGCCGGGACCCCGCCCATGAGCTGGTCGTGTCGGTGTCGTCGTTCCGGATCCAGGACGCGGCGGGGCGGGTGCTCGGGGTGGCGCAGACGACCGAGGACGTGACCGACCGCTACCGGGCCCGCCGCCGGCTCGCCCTGCTCAACGAAGCCAGCACGCGTATCGGGACGACCCTCGACGTGTCGACGACGGCACGCGAGTTGAGCGAGGTGGCGGTCCCCGGCCTGGCCGACGCCGTCTCCGTCGACCTGCTGGAGCCGGTGGCGCGCGGCGAGGAGCCCACCAGGGAGACGCTCGGCATCGTGCGGCGGGCAGCTGTCCTGAGCACCGTGCCGGACACACTCGAGCTGATGTATCCGGTGGGCCTGACGATCGAGGTGCCGCCGGAGAGTCTGCACGCCCGGTGCCTGGCCGAGCGGCGCCCGGTCCTCGACGTACGCAAGGACGGGCTGAGCGGCTGGCTCGCCCGGGACCCGGAGCGGGCCGAGCGCATCTTCGCCCTGGGCGTGCCCTCGCTGATGGTGGTGCCGCTGATAGCCCGCGGGCTCGTCCTGGGCCTGCTCAGTCTCTACCGGTGGCGGCGGCGCGAGCCGTTCGAGGAGGACGACCTCACGCTCGCCGAGGAGTTCGCGTCCCGTGCCGCGATCTGCATCGACAACGCGCGCCGCTACACGCAGCAGCAGGAAGCGGCGCTCACGCTCCAGCACAGCCTGCTGCCGCGCGAGATGCCCAGGCATCCCGCGGTCGAGGTGGCGCACCGCTACCTGCCGGCGGACGTGACGACCGGTGTCGGCGGCGACTGGTTCGACGTGATCCCGCTCTCCGGGCTGCGGGTCGCCCTCGTCGTCGGCGACGTGGTCGGCCACGGCATCCACGCGGCGGCCACGATGGGCCGGCTGCGGACCGCCGTGCATACGCTGGCCAATCTCGATCTCACCCCCGACGAGGTCCTCTCGCATCTCGACGATCTCGTGGACCGGCTCACGGCCGAGCAGGAGCCGGCCGGCGGGGACCACGCCCAGGTGACCGGCGCGACCTGTCTGTACGCCGTCTACGACCCGGTCTCGCAGCACTGCGCGCTGGCCCGCGCAGGGCATCCGCCGCCCGCGGTGGTCTCCCCGGACGGACAGGTGCAGCTCCTCGACGTACCGCCGGGTCCCCCGCTGGGTCTGGGCGGGCTCCCGTTCGAGGCCGCCGAGACGAAGCTGGCCGAGGGCAGCCTGCTGGCCCTGTACACCGACGGCCTGCTCCAGGCCGGGTACGAGGACGTCGACGAGAGCCTCGCCCACCTGTGCCAGGCGCTGACGGGCCCCGCCCGTTCGGCCGAGGAGACCTGCGCGGCGGTGGAGGGCGCGCTGCTGCACGGCCGGCCGGCCGACGACGTGGCGCTGCTCGTCGCCCGTACCCGTGTCCTCGCCGCCGACAAGGTGGCGGCCTGGGAGCTGCCCGCGGACGCCACCGCGGCGGGCCGGGCCCGGGCGCTGACGGCGGCCCAGCTGGCGCGGTGGGGGCTGGAGGAGATCGCGTTCACCACCGAGCTGGTCGTGAGCGAGCTGGTCACCAACGCCTACCGGTACGGCGGAGGGCCGATCGCCCTGCGGCTCATCCGCGACAGCCACCTCATCTGCGAGGTCTCCGACAGCGGCAGCACCGCGCCGCATCTGCGCCGGGCGCTCACCACCGACGAGGGCGGCCGCGGCCTGTTCCTGGTGGCCCAGCTCACCGAGCGCTGGGGCACCCGGTACACCCGCGGCGGCAAGACCATATGGACCGAACAAGCGCTGTCCCCCACACCGCCGGGACCGTGA
- a CDS encoding nitrous oxide reductase family maturation protein NosD yields MTKRQINYLGCVGLLVASGIGAVAPSSVAAAPSHAAAVHRVLPGQSIQAAINAARPGDVIDIARGTYRESVTITTSGLTLRGAGDRTVITPAAGVSKDACARAGNGICVLGKDARPLRDVRIRSLKVTSFKKNGIWASRTDLLRVSGVTVEMNGNWGIAVERSVRGVFQGNVARANAESGIFLSNTTDTEAGALDARRTLVSGNHLAGNRIGLTIRRLRDVVVEGNRISGNCAGVFLVGDEGRPRAGALLVRFNEVGQNNKFCPKTKRLPAIQGAGVVLTGVEKTTVDRNVIWGHRASKPASPFSGGVVLFKSIVGSPSSDNTIRDNVLVGNSTPDIANRDTGQGNSFGGNFCRKSEPAGIC; encoded by the coding sequence ATGACGAAACGACAGATCAACTACCTCGGTTGCGTCGGTCTCCTGGTGGCCTCCGGTATCGGAGCGGTCGCCCCTTCTTCCGTGGCCGCCGCCCCTTCCCATGCCGCGGCCGTGCACCGCGTACTCCCCGGACAGTCGATCCAGGCCGCGATCAACGCCGCGAGACCCGGTGACGTCATCGACATCGCACGGGGCACGTACCGCGAGAGCGTGACGATCACGACCTCCGGTCTGACCCTGCGCGGGGCGGGTGACAGGACCGTCATCACCCCGGCCGCCGGCGTCAGCAAGGACGCATGCGCCAGGGCCGGCAACGGCATCTGCGTGCTCGGCAAGGACGCGCGGCCCCTGCGGGACGTACGGATCCGTTCGCTGAAGGTGACGTCGTTCAAGAAGAACGGCATCTGGGCCTCACGCACCGACCTGCTGCGCGTCTCGGGCGTGACGGTCGAGATGAACGGCAACTGGGGCATCGCCGTGGAGCGCTCCGTGCGGGGCGTGTTCCAGGGCAATGTCGCCCGGGCCAACGCGGAGTCCGGCATCTTCCTGTCGAACACCACCGACACGGAGGCCGGTGCCCTGGACGCCAGGCGCACCCTTGTCTCCGGCAACCACCTGGCGGGGAACCGGATCGGCCTCACCATCCGGCGGTTGCGCGACGTCGTCGTGGAGGGCAACCGGATCAGCGGCAACTGCGCCGGCGTCTTCCTCGTCGGCGACGAGGGCCGTCCGCGCGCCGGCGCTCTGCTCGTACGGTTCAACGAGGTCGGTCAGAACAACAAGTTCTGCCCGAAGACGAAGCGGCTGCCGGCGATCCAGGGTGCGGGCGTCGTCCTCACCGGCGTCGAGAAGACGACCGTCGACCGCAACGTGATCTGGGGGCACAGGGCGTCGAAGCCCGCGTCCCCGTTCTCCGGCGGGGTCGTGCTCTTCAAGAGCATCGTGGGCTCCCCGAGCAGCGACAACACCATCCGGGACAACGTGCTGGTGGGCAACTCCACGCCCGACATCGCCAACCGGGACACCGGCCAGGGCAACTCGTTCGGCGGCAACTTCTGCCGCAAGTCCGAGCCTGCGGGCATCTGCTGA
- a CDS encoding aminotransferase class I/II-fold pyridoxal phosphate-dependent enzyme, producing MNTRTIAAPPGPTPVLDQDRAPYAEALQAHASRSWVRLNVPGHSADTAGFAPLTSLLGPEALRLDFPPLLEGIDLGTSAPLHEALALAAEAWGARRTWFLTNGASQGNQIASLVAPALGRTLVVQRSVHSSVIDGLVLSGLDAAFVQPSVDADQGIAHGVTAEDLAAALAAHPDAAAAYVVTPSYFGAVADVRALADVAHAAGVPLIVDEAWGSHFGFHPDLPAGALQQGADLVTSSTHKLAGSLTQSAMLHLGHGPFADRLEPLVERAFRLVQSTSASALLMASLDVARSHLVRRREAVGASVEAADRVRQVIRRLGRYRIVSDGFGRFPDIVAADPLRIAIDTRSGGIPGHEARRLLSRDHQIMVEVATDSAIVAVVGAGAAPDTDRFIEALHRLPAPLTGPGPDVAAPLRLPAPGQARLTAREAFLRPALVVPAAEAVGMVSADTLAAYPPGIPNVLPGEVVTAEVVDFLQRTAAAPSGHVRGAVDAEVSRFRVVAP from the coding sequence GTGAACACCAGAACCATCGCCGCACCCCCCGGACCGACGCCCGTCCTCGACCAGGACCGCGCCCCGTACGCCGAAGCACTCCAGGCGCACGCGAGCCGCAGCTGGGTACGGCTGAACGTCCCCGGACACTCGGCGGACACCGCCGGCTTCGCACCGCTCACCTCCCTGCTGGGGCCCGAGGCGCTGCGCCTCGACTTCCCGCCCCTGCTCGAGGGCATCGACCTCGGCACCTCCGCCCCGCTGCACGAGGCGCTCGCCCTCGCCGCGGAGGCGTGGGGGGCCCGGCGCACCTGGTTCCTCACCAACGGCGCCTCGCAGGGCAACCAGATCGCCTCGCTCGTGGCACCGGCGCTCGGGCGCACCCTGGTGGTCCAGCGCAGTGTCCATTCGAGCGTCATCGACGGACTCGTGCTGTCGGGGCTCGACGCCGCGTTCGTCCAGCCGTCGGTCGACGCGGACCAGGGCATCGCCCACGGGGTCACCGCCGAGGACCTGGCCGCGGCCCTTGCCGCACACCCGGACGCGGCGGCCGCGTACGTCGTCACGCCCAGCTACTTCGGCGCGGTCGCCGACGTGCGGGCGCTGGCCGACGTGGCGCACGCCGCCGGCGTACCGCTGATCGTCGACGAGGCGTGGGGCTCGCACTTCGGCTTCCACCCCGACCTGCCGGCGGGGGCGCTCCAGCAGGGCGCCGACCTGGTCACCTCCAGCACCCACAAGCTGGCGGGCAGCCTCACCCAGTCGGCGATGCTCCACCTCGGCCACGGCCCGTTCGCCGACCGGCTGGAGCCGCTCGTGGAGCGTGCGTTCCGGCTCGTCCAGTCGACGAGCGCGAGCGCGCTGCTGATGGCGTCGCTCGATGTGGCGCGCTCGCATCTGGTGCGGCGGCGGGAGGCCGTCGGCGCGTCGGTCGAGGCGGCGGACCGGGTGCGCCAGGTGATCAGGAGGCTCGGCCGGTACCGGATCGTCAGCGACGGCTTCGGACGGTTCCCCGACATCGTGGCGGCCGATCCGCTGCGGATCGCCATCGACACCCGTAGCGGCGGCATACCCGGTCACGAGGCCCGCCGGCTGCTGTCGCGCGACCACCAGATCATGGTGGAGGTCGCGACCGACTCCGCGATCGTCGCCGTGGTGGGCGCGGGCGCCGCTCCCGACACGGACCGCTTCATCGAGGCCCTGCACCGCCTGCCCGCCCCGCTGACCGGCCCCGGCCCGGACGTCGCGGCGCCGCTGCGGCTGCCGGCTCCCGGCCAGGCGCGGCTCACGGCCCGCGAGGCGTTCCTGCGTCCCGCACTCGTCGTGCCCGCGGCGGAGGCCGTCGGCATGGTCTCGGCGGACACCCTGGCCGCCTATCCGCCCGGCATCCCGAACGTGCTCCCGGGCGAGGTGGTCACGGCCGAGGTGGTCGACTTCCTCCAGCGCACGGCCGCCGCTCCCAGCGGCCATGTGCGGGGTGCGGTCGACGCCGAAGTCTCACGATTTCGTGTGGTAGCCCCCTGA
- a CDS encoding LysR family transcriptional regulator translates to MLDLRQLQVLKAIAQEGSLAAAARALHYTQPTITHHLGVLESHFDAHLVQRGPRGAALTELGAALLPHAEAVIERLRLAEREVRDLAERGTYTLHLGTFPTAGALLLPPAVKAVRQGGVHVSLTEGELPALLKGLRARELHAALVFSQPGDRLDLDDDFELHPLLHDPLLLVMPEDHRCAGLDRVPLEELRNDDWIGAADPRDPCDRVLSWACAQHSFEPVTALRTDDYAVVQGFVAAGTGVALVPRLALGTPRDDVAVRQLTGPPLAREISVAVLRTTAARSTRELLEALTRQAAQIRRRWGLPEAATDPDAGGAAAAGSGRA, encoded by the coding sequence ATGCTCGACCTTCGTCAGCTGCAGGTGCTGAAGGCCATCGCTCAGGAGGGCTCGCTCGCCGCGGCGGCCCGCGCACTGCACTACACCCAGCCCACGATCACCCACCACCTCGGGGTCCTGGAGTCGCACTTCGACGCCCACCTCGTGCAGCGCGGGCCCCGCGGCGCCGCGCTGACCGAGCTCGGAGCGGCGCTGCTCCCGCACGCGGAGGCCGTGATCGAGCGGCTCCGGCTGGCCGAGCGGGAGGTCCGCGACCTGGCCGAGCGCGGCACGTACACCCTGCATCTGGGTACCTTCCCCACGGCGGGTGCGCTGCTGCTGCCGCCGGCGGTGAAGGCCGTACGCCAGGGCGGGGTGCACGTCTCGCTCACCGAAGGCGAGCTGCCGGCCCTGCTCAAGGGCCTGCGCGCACGCGAACTCCACGCCGCTCTCGTCTTCTCGCAGCCCGGGGACCGCCTCGATCTCGACGACGACTTCGAGCTCCATCCGCTGCTGCACGATCCGCTGCTGCTCGTCATGCCCGAGGACCACCGGTGCGCAGGACTGGACCGCGTACCGCTCGAAGAGCTCCGGAACGACGACTGGATCGGCGCCGCCGACCCGCGCGACCCGTGCGACCGCGTGCTGTCCTGGGCCTGCGCGCAGCACTCCTTCGAGCCGGTGACCGCGCTGCGGACCGACGACTACGCCGTCGTGCAGGGCTTCGTCGCCGCCGGTACGGGCGTGGCGCTCGTCCCGCGCCTCGCGCTCGGCACCCCGCGCGACGACGTCGCCGTACGGCAGCTGACGGGGCCTCCGCTCGCCCGCGAGATCAGCGTGGCGGTGCTCCGCACCACCGCCGCCCGCAGCACCCGGGAGCTGCTGGAGGCGCTCACCCGGCAGGCCGCGCAGATCCGTCGGCGCTGGGGACTCCCCGAGGCCGCAACGGATCCGGACGCGGGCGGCGCAGCGGCCGCCGGCAGCGGCCGGGCCTAG
- a CDS encoding SpoIIE family protein phosphatase: MDIHESTSGVPAPPVSAVGYAGVLSELLPIALWRADAEGRIVEWSLAAQDLLGYLPEQVVGRCATPLLVPEANWELADDLERRVQAGEAVMGTLPARHRDGHLVPMEMWICPTADPHGETGILVIAVETSAVLRMRDSLAALEGLFRQSPIGLAILGRDLRYARVNDALARMNGVSAARHLGRRPTELVPGVNAVALERVMQKVLDDGRAVVDVRGTGRTPADPDRDRVWSCSYAPLLDGGGGSLGLIASLIDITDGQQAQLQAERARQRFALLAEAGTRIGTTLDLRQTAEEVVEVLVPRLADMADVLMLEDVLGPDGAAVSAHGVVRRMAARFPDPSAPTAGLAVGMTAQIPVGSVYEHVVVEGRPMNLTLADVPALITAPGAERLRTYLSTEVGSARLVPLVARGRALGAVVVSRIRGREPFDEQDCVLIDELVGRAALNIDNARMYTGQREAALALQRSLTLKPLPDVAGLELMGRYLPASAHEVGGDWFDVIPLPGGRTGLVIGDVMGHGIRAAATMGQLRTAVRTLAGQDLPPDRMLSALDAAVADLGENEMATCVYAVHDPAAGRCLIARAGHPPPALVGADGTVTFVDGPAGTPLGAGGRHFRVEQTPLPPESLLVLYTDGLIETRERDIDQGMGLLARALRHPGRSLEEVCDRVIGRLLPSSAEDDVAVLIARALPRRRPAGRGSGRRPPHSPTRNARPL; this comes from the coding sequence TTGGACATACACGAGTCGACGAGCGGTGTGCCCGCTCCGCCCGTGTCGGCGGTCGGGTACGCGGGTGTGCTCAGTGAGCTGCTCCCCATCGCACTGTGGCGGGCCGACGCCGAGGGGCGCATCGTCGAGTGGTCGCTCGCCGCCCAGGACCTGCTCGGCTATCTGCCGGAGCAGGTCGTCGGGCGCTGCGCGACCCCGCTGCTCGTCCCCGAGGCCAACTGGGAGCTCGCCGACGATCTGGAGCGGCGGGTCCAGGCGGGCGAGGCGGTGATGGGGACCCTGCCGGCCCGCCACCGCGACGGGCACCTCGTGCCGATGGAGATGTGGATCTGCCCCACCGCCGACCCGCACGGCGAGACGGGGATCCTGGTCATCGCCGTGGAGACCTCCGCCGTGCTGCGCATGAGGGACTCCCTGGCGGCGCTGGAGGGACTGTTCCGGCAGTCCCCCATCGGCCTCGCGATCCTCGGCCGCGATCTGCGCTATGCGCGGGTCAACGACGCCCTGGCGCGGATGAACGGTGTCTCCGCCGCCCGGCATCTGGGCAGGCGCCCCACCGAGCTCGTGCCGGGTGTCAACGCCGTCGCCCTGGAGCGGGTGATGCAGAAGGTGCTGGACGACGGCCGCGCGGTGGTCGACGTGCGCGGCACCGGCCGTACCCCGGCGGATCCGGACCGTGACCGGGTCTGGTCCTGCTCCTACGCCCCGCTGCTCGACGGGGGCGGCGGCAGCCTGGGGTTGATCGCCTCGCTGATCGACATCACCGACGGCCAGCAGGCGCAGCTCCAGGCCGAGCGGGCGCGGCAGCGGTTCGCCCTGCTGGCCGAGGCCGGTACCCGTATCGGGACGACACTGGACCTGCGGCAGACCGCCGAAGAGGTGGTGGAGGTGCTGGTTCCCCGGCTGGCCGACATGGCCGACGTCCTGATGCTGGAGGACGTGCTCGGCCCCGACGGGGCCGCGGTCTCCGCCCATGGGGTGGTGCGGCGCATGGCTGCGCGGTTTCCCGATCCGTCCGCCCCCACGGCCGGTCTGGCGGTGGGCATGACCGCGCAGATCCCGGTCGGCTCGGTGTACGAGCACGTCGTCGTCGAGGGCAGGCCCATGAACCTCACCCTGGCCGACGTCCCGGCGCTCATCACCGCCCCGGGCGCCGAGCGGCTGCGTACGTACCTCAGCACCGAGGTGGGCTCGGCACGGCTGGTGCCGCTGGTAGCCCGCGGCAGGGCGCTCGGCGCCGTCGTCGTCTCGCGCATCCGCGGCCGGGAGCCCTTCGACGAGCAGGACTGCGTCCTCATCGACGAGCTGGTGGGCCGGGCGGCGCTGAACATCGACAACGCGCGGATGTACACCGGCCAGCGCGAGGCGGCGCTCGCCCTCCAGCGCAGCCTCACCCTCAAACCGCTGCCCGACGTGGCCGGGCTTGAGCTCATGGGGCGCTACCTGCCGGCCAGCGCCCATGAGGTCGGCGGCGACTGGTTCGACGTCATCCCCCTCCCCGGCGGCAGGACCGGGCTGGTCATCGGCGACGTCATGGGCCACGGCATCCGTGCCGCGGCCACCATGGGGCAACTGCGCACGGCGGTGCGCACGCTCGCCGGGCAGGACCTTCCGCCGGACCGGATGCTGAGCGCCCTGGACGCCGCCGTCGCGGACCTGGGCGAGAACGAGATGGCCACCTGCGTCTACGCCGTGCACGATCCGGCCGCCGGCCGCTGTCTGATCGCCAGGGCCGGCCATCCGCCCCCGGCGCTCGTCGGCGCCGACGGGACGGTCACGTTCGTCGACGGCCCCGCGGGCACGCCCCTCGGCGCGGGCGGCCGGCACTTCCGCGTGGAGCAGACCCCGCTGCCCCCGGAGAGTCTGCTGGTGCTGTACACGGACGGACTCATCGAGACCCGCGAGCGGGACATCGACCAGGGAATGGGCCTGCTCGCCCGGGCGCTGCGCCACCCCGGCAGGTCCCTGGAGGAGGTCTGCGACCGCGTCATCGGCCGGCTGCTGCCCTCGTCGGCCGAGGACGACGTGGCCGTGCTCATCGCCAGGGCGCTGCCCCGCCGCCGGCCGGCGGGCCGGGGCTCCGGCCGGCGCCCCCCGCACAGTCCCACCCGGAACGCGCGGCCACTGTGA
- a CDS encoding SpoIIE family protein phosphatase → MTRDSFAFCGAELAAVYVLARDGEELHLTEITGDRSVLYGLPAILAVASHSPAAEAFRSGTPLWLNPEELAAYVESDPHHFTGQIKRGAGRSPAKISVGALPLQHGAKERGCLIVAGEVPDGFNADRRALLELYADQVAAGLESVAARVAGRTTTTTARPPLGRTLMPHQGGAFILELGTGSMEAHAHVLGLLGIPPEQFDGRVETLLACAAPDDIPALMAVVEPNRESATTQQMAFRIRRPNGELRWLGLRCRVETDSGGTPARVLGVVADAAYLRPSADEVSAVQRLSAKLAGASTIRDVSQVVAASLREPLKASRVAVAELESDRLVVTILDPPEPDAWPGVWRSEWRSEWPDASTHDLPTLQGALREGHVSLWPPGAELEPGLAGIGPGGLAVLPLPAEGRMVGVCLVGWDEEHRFGPEERSLLTATAGLVGQALTRAHALNAGHELARMLQRSLLPRKLPELPGGEAVARYLPATVGLAVGGDWYDVIPLGDGHVALIIGDVQGHSAAAASIMGQIRTAVRAYAVEGHPPDVVVARANLLLVGMETDLFATCLYVDLDMEEGIARFVRAGHLPPVVRHPDGSTEELAVEGGPPLGVLADTEFPMTEAGLIPGTLLAMMTDGLVESAQLHVDEGMGRVRDVLRSADPAETGRVADELLSGASHRDDDVALLLLRYDGTRIRPMRTHWTVWRLPNAVLHARRFTARTLRSWGVVAELDVALLVVSELVTNAIAHTQGEVRLDLTLSADRLRIAVNDGSPRTPVKPATVNWEATGGRGLLIVEATTASWGSVPLSGGKQVWAELPLAPRERLAKGP, encoded by the coding sequence GTGACCAGGGACAGCTTTGCGTTCTGCGGGGCTGAGCTGGCCGCTGTCTACGTACTCGCCAGGGACGGCGAGGAACTGCATCTGACCGAGATCACCGGCGACCGCAGCGTGCTGTACGGGCTGCCCGCGATCCTCGCGGTGGCAAGCCACTCCCCCGCCGCCGAGGCATTCCGCTCCGGCACCCCCCTATGGCTCAACCCCGAGGAGCTCGCGGCGTACGTCGAGAGCGATCCCCACCACTTCACCGGGCAGATAAAGCGGGGCGCCGGCCGTTCCCCGGCCAAGATCTCGGTGGGCGCACTGCCCTTGCAGCACGGCGCCAAGGAGCGGGGCTGCCTGATCGTCGCCGGCGAGGTCCCGGACGGCTTCAACGCCGACCGGCGGGCCCTGCTGGAGCTGTACGCGGACCAGGTGGCCGCGGGCCTGGAGTCGGTCGCCGCACGCGTCGCGGGGCGGACGACGACCACGACGGCCCGGCCGCCGCTCGGGCGGACGCTGATGCCGCACCAGGGCGGCGCGTTCATCCTCGAACTGGGCACCGGCAGCATGGAGGCGCACGCCCATGTGCTGGGGCTGCTCGGCATCCCGCCCGAGCAGTTCGACGGGCGGGTGGAGACGCTGCTGGCCTGTGCCGCACCCGACGACATCCCCGCCCTGATGGCCGTCGTGGAGCCCAACCGGGAGTCCGCCACCACGCAGCAGATGGCGTTCCGGATCCGCCGGCCCAACGGCGAGCTGCGCTGGCTGGGCCTGCGGTGCCGGGTCGAGACGGACTCCGGCGGCACCCCCGCGCGGGTCCTCGGCGTGGTCGCGGACGCCGCGTATCTGCGCCCCAGCGCCGACGAAGTCTCCGCGGTGCAGCGGCTGTCGGCGAAGCTGGCGGGTGCGAGCACCATCCGGGACGTCAGCCAGGTGGTGGCCGCTTCGCTGCGCGAGCCGCTCAAGGCGAGCCGGGTCGCGGTCGCCGAGCTGGAGTCCGACCGGCTCGTGGTCACCATCCTGGACCCGCCGGAGCCGGACGCCTGGCCGGGCGTGTGGCGGTCCGAATGGCGCTCGGAATGGCCGGACGCGTCGACCCACGACCTGCCGACGCTCCAGGGCGCGCTGCGGGAGGGCCATGTGAGCCTGTGGCCCCCGGGCGCGGAGCTCGAACCCGGCCTCGCGGGCATCGGGCCCGGCGGTCTCGCGGTGCTGCCGCTGCCGGCCGAGGGCCGGATGGTCGGCGTGTGCCTGGTCGGATGGGACGAGGAGCACCGGTTCGGGCCCGAGGAGCGCTCGCTGCTGACCGCGACCGCGGGTCTGGTGGGGCAGGCGCTGACGCGTGCCCACGCGCTGAACGCCGGCCACGAGCTGGCGCGGATGCTCCAGCGCAGCCTGCTGCCCCGCAAGCTCCCGGAGCTGCCCGGAGGGGAGGCCGTGGCCCGCTATCTGCCGGCGACGGTGGGGCTCGCCGTGGGCGGCGACTGGTACGACGTGATCCCGCTCGGCGACGGCCATGTGGCCCTCATCATCGGGGACGTGCAGGGGCACAGCGCGGCCGCCGCCAGCATCATGGGCCAGATACGCACGGCCGTCAGGGCCTACGCCGTGGAGGGCCACCCGCCCGACGTGGTGGTCGCCCGCGCCAATCTGCTGCTGGTCGGCATGGAGACCGATCTCTTCGCCACCTGCCTGTACGTGGACCTGGACATGGAGGAGGGCATCGCCAGGTTCGTCCGGGCCGGTCACCTGCCGCCCGTCGTGCGCCATCCCGACGGCAGCACCGAGGAACTGGCCGTGGAGGGCGGGCCGCCGCTGGGTGTGCTCGCCGACACCGAGTTCCCCATGACCGAGGCCGGGCTGATCCCCGGCACCCTGCTCGCCATGATGACGGACGGCCTGGTCGAGTCCGCCCAGCTGCACGTGGACGAGGGCATGGGCCGGGTGCGCGACGTGCTCCGCTCGGCCGATCCCGCCGAGACCGGGCGGGTCGCCGACGAACTGCTCAGCGGGGCGAGCCATCGCGACGACGACGTGGCGCTGCTCCTGCTGCGCTACGACGGCACGCGCATCCGGCCGATGCGGACTCACTGGACGGTGTGGCGGCTCCCCAACGCCGTGCTGCACGCCCGCCGCTTCACGGCGCGCACGCTGCGGTCGTGGGGCGTGGTGGCGGAGCTCGATGTGGCCCTGCTGGTCGTCTCGGAGCTGGTCACCAACGCGATCGCGCACACGCAGGGAGAGGTGCGGCTGGATCTGACGCTGTCCGCGGACCGGCTACGGATCGCGGTAAACGACGGCTCGCCCCGCACCCCCGTCAAGCCGGCCACGGTGAACTGGGAGGCGACGGGCGGCCGAGGGCTCCTCATCGTCGAGGCGACGACGGCGTCCTGGGGGTCGGTGCCGCTGAGCGGCGGCAAGCAGGTGTGGGCCGAGCTTCCGCTGGCGCCGCGCGAACGGCTGGCGAAGGGTCCGTGA